Below is a genomic region from Mesorhizobium sp. NZP2298.
CTGGTGGCCACCACGCCAATGTCGTCACAGGCCGATGCAGTGCTGGCCGTGGGCTTCGGCGTCGCAATCGGTGCCGGCATTGGATGCCTCAATGGCGTCCTGATTGGCTACTTCGGCCTGCGATCCACCCCCGTTACGCTGGCAACTGGGGCTGCTGCCATGGCCGTCGCCCTGCAGCACCTCAGTACAGCATACGTCCCTGCCCCCGAGCCCCTGCAATCCCTGCTCTACAACTGGACCGCCGGCGGCATCTCGGTTTTGCCGCCAGTCGTGCTGCTCGCAATCTGCGTGGCAGGAGAACTGCTGTTGTTGTCGCGAACAGGCGCGGCCCTCAGGGCGCGGGCCGCACACCCAATCACAGATATGCGTCACTTCCGTTGGCCGGTGCTTCTGAGCTACACGGCAGCGGGTGCAGGAGCAGCCCTGGGCGGCGTCCTGTTGGCTGGTGCATTCGGCAGCGTCAATGCCTCGCTGGGTGCGCCAGTGCTGCTGCAAATCCTTGCGGCGATCGCTCTTGGTGGAGGGATCCCCGGCCTTCGCGGAGGCTCAGTCGCTGGCTCGCTGCTTGGAGCCCTCATTGTTGTCGCGACAGGAAACCTTCTGGTGCCACTCGGGGTCCAGGACTATTTTTCGACGTCGATCGACGCGCTATGGCTTCTTCTGGGATTTGCGGCCTGCTTGATAGCCCGAGGGGCCAGAGAACAACCGCAGCGCCTGGCGAGCTTCGGCCAGACGTCTTCGCGGCTTCGATATCTGGCATTACTTGCCCCGGTTTCTCTTCTCCTGTTCAACCTCCGGCCGGCAGCGGGCGATCTCGCTATTTTGATGAGCGGGATCGCGTTGCTGGCCGTTGGCCAAGCTGCTGTGTGGAGGCATGGTACTGTCGATCTTTCCATGCCAAGCATGATTTCGGTCTCGGCCATAGCGACTGTCGCCCTGACCGGGGGAGCGGACTCCAAGCTCCCGGCAGCTCTGACCGTGATCATCGTCTTGGCAATGGTGGTCGGCTTTTTCCACGGCTGGCTTGCATCGCGTTTTGGGCGGGCTGCGATTGTCGGCACGCTGGCCACGGCCGGGATCACCCAGGCGCTGTCCGCAGGATTGCTGATAACACTTCCGACCGGCTATGCACCCGGACTGCTTGCAGCAACAACCACGACACGTTGGTTCGGTGTGCCATTCTCTGCATGGGTCATGATCGGCCTGGCCAGCGCGATGGCTCTGTTTTTCGATCGTCTGGCACGGATCAATGTTCGACCAGGTTACCGATATCCCAGCTACTTGGCATGCAGCTTCGCTGCAGCTGTTTTTGGGGTTTTCATCGCGGGTCTCGGTGGTTCCGTACATTACAGCCTTGTCGACAGCTACAGTCTACCGGCGATCACAGCAGCAATGCTCACATGCAGTCTGTCGAAAGGCGACAAGGGTTCCACACTGTCCGTACTGGCGCTCGCCGTCCTGCTCGTTCTGGGAGATACGGTCCTGGTCATGTGGGAGGCAGGTTATGCGGTGCGCATTGGTGGCCTGGCGGCGCTGCTGATCTGCGGCGAGTGTTTTCGTGCTTTCCAGATCCGGCGCCGTCCGGGAAGTCCATGATCTCCCTGGCCGCCAAGGGCTCGTGTGCTGGCCGAAGCTGTCCAAGCATCCCGGCATTCCCCTCCTGCCAGCCGGATCAGCGAAACGACGAGGTAGCCGCCAAGCAGAATCGGCGGAGCCAGCGACACCGTGGGGCATGGATTTTCGGAGAGGCCGTTTAAGCTTGGTGTTTTGCCGTCAACTGCCACTCCGAAGTTCCCGGACGGGGCCTGCTGCCTGACGACGCTCCTCCGTGACGTGATCCAGAATTGAGCTGCTAAGGCAGCGAAATCTTGCTGTGGACCGGACACCTGAATGGCCAGTTTTCGGCGATCAAGACTTCAGGAACAGAGCAGTGACCATCTGACCAAATTATTGGCTGGCGGGAAAAGACGGAGCACGTCAATCAAGACAAGCAGATGTATTCAACAGACTGAAGGAATGCTATTGAACAGAGCCGCACATATGCTTTCACTACGCCAATAGAATTAGACGAGGGGGGGGCGACCATGTCTCCGCAGGCTAGATGCGGTTTTTTCCTATTTGCGCTGCTCGCTTCAGCACCTTCCCTGGGTGCCGATCTCTCGCGGCTGGTCATACCTTTCGGCCACTCCGGTCCAGTGCGCGACGCCGCCATCAGCGCGGACCGCCGTTGGCTTGTGACTGGCGGCGACGACGGCGTAGTGATCCTGTGGGATCTTGAAACCGGCCGACCGGTTTCACGGTATCCCGAGCACAAGAACGCGATCGACACGATCGCCGTCAGTCGCAAGGGCGAAACGATTTTCTCATCTCAGGAAATACGGCGTGGCGAACTGCTTCAGAGTGCGACGGGCGCCATCAGGTCCAAGTTCACAACGGAACCCGACTGGATCGAAGATGCCGCTCTTAGTTCTGACGGGTCCATACTCGCCCTGTCTATATCGCACAACGACGAAACCTTTGACGTCACTACTGTCGACGTCAACACCGGCCATGTGTTGAGACATTCCCCCCTTTATGATCGACGGCCACGCAGCCTTAAATTCTTCGCCAACGATCAAAAGCTCTTCGGTTACATCGAAGCAACGGCCGTTATAAACTGGGAGACACGCAACCTGGTGGAAGTCGGCAGGAGTCCCATGGATGCCTTTGGGCTTGCCGTTTTCGATGATGCAGACAACGTTCAATTGAAATTGACCGGGCCGGGCCGGGGCCACCTGGCACTCTCGATCCTCAATGACAAACTTTCACCTGCCCAGCCTACGATAGGCTTGCCGGGGATCGATGGACTCGACGGGCATACGCTCGCGGTGTCTCCCAACAGATCCTGGCTGGCACATGGGGATACAAGTTGCAATATCGACTTGGCGTACTTGCCCGATCCCTCGAAGCACACGCGTTTCCATGCGGCCTTCGATCGGTTCGGCAGTACCGACACACTGGTACTTTCCTTTCTGGATGACGACCATCTCTTTGTCGGGTGCCAGGATGGAACTTTGGCTGTCTGGGATATTGGCGCCCAGGCACAGGGCGGCCAGCCATCACCCGCTATTTCAAGCCGTGTGAATCCAAAGATTGAATTCGAGCGTCGCGCCAAAATGTCTTTTCTAGGGGAGACGACCGCTCTTGCGCTTGCGAACACCATTTCTGGACCGAGGCGTATGGATGTCGATCCTCCTCCTCCCAATATCAGATTGCTCGATGCGATATCTGGACGCGACGTCGATATTGCGGGACGAATCCTCGCGTTGAATCCCAAGAACGGAAACATGCTGACGATTCAGCGCCTCGATGAAGATGTAGATCCGCCGCAGCACGAATTTACGCTCTGGTCGGCCAATGGACCGACGCAGGTCTCCAGCATCAAACGGGGTTTCTACCCAGCGTCCGAAATCGCTTATCTCGCAGATGGGCAACATCTC
It encodes:
- a CDS encoding ABC transporter permease, producing MANAAEPAVAAPNRNAAFHPGGIFYLELLLLGALLLLWRQLSPGGLSANDWQGFILAATPLAVAAMAQTLPIIAGGQGLSAGATMVLVTALVATTPMSSQADAVLAVGFGVAIGAGIGCLNGVLIGYFGLRSTPVTLATGAAAMAVALQHLSTAYVPAPEPLQSLLYNWTAGGISVLPPVVLLAICVAGELLLLSRTGAALRARAAHPITDMRHFRWPVLLSYTAAGAGAALGGVLLAGAFGSVNASLGAPVLLQILAAIALGGGIPGLRGGSVAGSLLGALIVVATGNLLVPLGVQDYFSTSIDALWLLLGFAACLIARGAREQPQRLASFGQTSSRLRYLALLAPVSLLLFNLRPAAGDLAILMSGIALLAVGQAAVWRHGTVDLSMPSMISVSAIATVALTGGADSKLPAALTVIIVLAMVVGFFHGWLASRFGRAAIVGTLATAGITQALSAGLLITLPTGYAPGLLAATTTTRWFGVPFSAWVMIGLASAMALFFDRLARINVRPGYRYPSYLACSFAAAVFGVFIAGLGGSVHYSLVDSYSLPAITAAMLTCSLSKGDKGSTLSVLALAVLLVLGDTVLVMWEAGYAVRIGGLAALLICGECFRAFQIRRRPGSP